Genomic DNA from Longimicrobium terrae:
TTTACGCGGAGCACGTAGTTGTTGCCCCGGCGCACCATGTCGTGCGGAACCGTGATGGTTTCCTGGTCGCCGCCGTCCGGCATGGCCTCGATGGGGAGGCCGGCCGCCACCGCGCCCATCAGCGGCAGTTCCAGCGCCGGTGCGTGCAGGTCCGCCCGCACCACCTCCAGCGAACGGCTCTTGTTGTAGTTCTTCCGGAGAAAGCCCTTTTGCTCCAGATTGGTCAGGTGCTCGTGCACCGTGGCCAGGGAGTTGTAGTTGAAGTGGTCGGCGATCTCCTCGTAGCTCGGCGAGTAGCCGTTCGTGTCGACGAAGCTCTCGACATAGT
This window encodes:
- the lexA gene encoding transcriptional repressor LexA, with amino-acid sequence MALTKKQRQILDYVESFVDTNGYSPSYEEIADHFNYNSLATVHEHLTNLEQKGFLRKNYNKSRSLEVVRADLHAPALELPLMGAVAAGLPIEAMPDGGDQETITVPHDMVRRGNNYVLRVKGDSMIEEQIRDGDYIIVNSRQTAENGEMVVALVSDGTQLGSATVKKFYREGGRIRLQPANEAMQPMYYPAEQVAIQGIVVGVIRKY